The Chrysemys picta bellii isolate R12L10 chromosome 12, ASM1138683v2, whole genome shotgun sequence genome has a segment encoding these proteins:
- the SRSF2 gene encoding serine/arginine-rich splicing factor 2, with protein sequence MSYGRPPPDVEGMTSLKVDNLTYRTSPDTLRRVFEKYGRVGDVYIPRDRYTKESRGFAFVRFHDKRDAEDAMDAMDGAVLDGRELRVQMARYGRPPDSHHSRRGPPPRRYGGGGYGRRSRSPRRRRRSRSRSRSRSRSRSRSRYSRSKSRSRTRSRSRSTSKSRSARRSKSKSSSVSRSRSRSRSRSRSRSPPPVSKRESKSRSRSKSPPKSPEEEGAVSS encoded by the exons ATGAGCTACGGGCGCCCCCCGCCTGATGTGGAGGGCATGACTTCCCTGAAGGTGGATAACCTGACCTACCGCACGTCTCCAGACACGTTAAGACGGGTCTTCGAGAAGTACGGGCGGGTGGGGGACGTCTACATCCCCCGGGACCGCTACACCAAGGAGAGCCGCGGCTTTGCCTTCGTCCGCTTCCACGACAAGCGCGATGCCGAGGATGCGATGGACGCCATGGACGGCGCAGTGCTGGACGGCCGAGAGCTCCGCGTCCAGATGGCCCGTTACGGGAGGCCCCCGGACTCCCATCACAGCCGCCGGGGGCCGCCGCCGCGCCGATACGGAGGTGGCGGCTACGGACGCCGCAGCCGCAG CCCCAGAAGACGCCGCCGCAGCCGATCCAGGAGCAGGAGCCGCTCTAGGTCCCGCAGTCGATCCCGCTACAGTCGGTCCAAGTCCAGATCCCGCACACGCTCGCGATCTCGCTCGACCTCTAAGTCTAGGTCTGCCAGGAGATCCAAATCCAAGTCGTCATCCGTCTCCAGATCCCGATCCAGGTCGAGGTCCAGATCCAGGTCTAGAAGTCCCCCACCAGTCTCAAAGAGGGAATCTAAATCCAGATCCAGGTCTAAGAGCCCCCCCAAATCTCCCGAAGAGGAAGGAGCTGTATCCTCTTAG